Within the Erigeron canadensis isolate Cc75 chromosome 6, C_canadensis_v1, whole genome shotgun sequence genome, the region ATAACAAGCTGTGTGACGTTGGGCAGACAAACAAAGAGCTGTTAGCACTTCAAGAGAATATAATAGAACTACTTtcataaagaaatttaaatGATTATATTGTATGCATTTGGATAAACTGCAAATGACTTCTCATGTGTGCGACCCATTTCCTATCTGatgtgatttttgagcttatccCGTTTGACCAAAAAATCCTAATCAGCCCATTTACAGGTAAATGGACCGAATACCTCTAATTTGCATATATTGAAGAAGTTAATAACAAGTCAACTTAATGGCAGTGAACTAGTTATGGGTTATCAAAGCGGGTTTGGGTGGTTAGTTAAAGAGAGGTGATATGTGCACAAAATATTTTGTCCATACACACAAACATGCATCACCTACTTGTGCATGACACATTAGGATGCGTTATGATGCTTGTACCTTTTGTGTATGGAAAAAACATTTTGTTCGCATATCACCTAAAGAGTCGTGATTTTATTTGGTGGATAAAATCAATCACAGGTTACGGAAAATCCGGTCATATGTAAAGCTAGATTGTTCAACAATATAGTGATCTATATGAGAAATTGACGCATAGCATATTTTTTACAATCAACGAGTACAAACAAAAGAGCTTACGTTCATCCCTTTTGACTCCAGGAAGAGAGACACGAAATAGGTAGGAGTCTTCGCATTCCCCGATGTCAATGTTTCCTATATTTGGACCAATATGACCCATTGTAGCACTTCCAGTCAATCCACATCCACTTTTAGTAGCATTTAAAATATTAGCCCACTCTTCCCTACTTGGAGGAGTAGGAATAAATATCATATCTGACTTAAGTTCAGCCAACGCACTCGCTTTCATTCCAGACGACAAACGATCACTTGAACCACACAATGTTGGTGCACCATTGTTTGTCACACAACCAGATATTAGAGTACTACCTCCAAGTATATTACGTATATGTGGTGTATCGCTATATGGGTCACCATTGGCTGCCATTTCTTCTTCAGGCCAACTGGAAGATTTATGATATTCGATCTCCTGCacatctatattatataaaacctTTCCATCAACAGTAGTATGACATCTCGCAGCAGCTTTATCCAAACAGACATCTTCTAATTTAGTCAACCTCTTAAACCGTTCAAGATATTCTGGTCCAATATAAAGCGTTTTGGGGTCACTAATGAATACAATATTATTAATGGCTTCATACTGACCTTTGAAGATCGAATGAGGATGCAAATGAGGTGGAAAAAGATCATCAAATTGTGGGAACGGTAGAGTTGGAGTTCTAGTAGAGGTCGAGAGGTTCCCGTGAAAAAATTTTCTCAGAAAAGCCAACTTTAATACAGCAGATTGATCAGCTTTTCTAAGGATGTAGTAGTAAATTCTTTCTACTTCCACTTTTTTCATACAAGAACTAGCTAGGTCGTCAGGAGTATATGGCGGAAGACCCTCTGCACGTCTTTGGAAAACCGACTTTTGTGTTTCTCCCTTCACGTCAGGTCCAAAATAAGTACCCATGATGAAATACAAGAGGAAGCATTGATCATCCGTAGGTCCCCTTCCGCTTGACTTGTCATCCATATCCGATCCCACGTCAATGAGATATTCCGTAATTGGAAGTCCCTCCATTATTCTGCAAACAGAATCATTTTGGTTACAAAGTtcaacaaaactaaaaatatgttcatttccAAAAATGCAGATGCACAATTGGTTAACTTTCCTATATAACCCCtacttaataaacaaatggAAAAGGTAAATTGTCATTTCACGAATAACAAACTGCAATAATTacacttttatttaaaaaccGTATGTTTTTGTCTAGTTGACAACTATTCCGCAACAAGGAATATTTTTACCCTTtaaaattactatatataatttaccATCTAATGTAACAAAATTTTATTCCGTTGAACCGTTACCAATGTATGTAGATACACTTCTATAACAGGTAAAATGGCGCGATCACCATTTTACCCGTTGTAAGTTACATACAATGAGAATCCGGTAAACGTCATTTACATTTTGGTAAAATTTGTTCCCCTTAAATGATCTAAAGCTAAAaattaatcttataaatggAATCTGTTACTTGccatatttaaaaattacagATTTTATTCCTTCATACAGtaattaacatttttaagaaaaatccAAATATATCTCAAACAGAACAAAAACATATTGGCTAATGATTAAGAAAGactaacaaaattataaaacatgAATGCATgtcaataattataataatagtaataacaaTTGTGTGAAATGAAACATAGTACTATCACATTTTGATAAGAAATTACTAATAATAGAAAgtgatggaaaaaaaagggggggtGGAAATCTGACCTGAAAGGAATGTAAAAAAAGAGGGTTGTGAATGGAATGTTTAGTAGTGGTGGTAAGAGGTTATAAGagggtggtggtgacggtgacggTGGCGGTGAGGTCCGGTAGTTGATCACTTGTCATATCGCCGGCAACATGAATTTTTTCTTTGGCTCTATTTATTTAGTACGAGTATTTCCCAACCAACCCCACAtcaaatgtttctttttctctcttatttttatggggttttaattttttttgtttttttaataaaaatgaattaCCTCAAAATTTGACATTAATCGGGTTCGTGTTAAAACAACCCCTTCTCCGAAAAGTATATCCTCGTTTAAACCCACGAGGAAAAGAATACTACTGTACCGAGACTCGAATGTGAAACCTTAAACGAGAAAAATAATCGAATGTAAAACATAGGGTATAAATTTTCTTTGACTCATTCTAATACAAACCAATGACTAACCCACTTAAAAATTTGGTTGGaatttttattgataacaaGACTTTGGGTTCCTGAGAAAGTGAGAATAGCTCAAACTAGTTTTTTAATAGTAAAAGTAATTCATtgtcaaaaacaaattaatatatatattaaaaacaaaggtacGAAAATGCGTGAAAAAAATAGTAACGGGCTATTTTATTTTTCTGGGcccgtttttatttttttaatgggctacttcattttcttttagacccatcttatattcttaattttggaCTTACAAATTATgctttgatcttttaaattgcttccaatttgtttacaaacgatcacttattttaattgcatattattatattttaagtttgtaacatttttaagattatctcattTTATTACAAAtgaactattacatagtatatatacacataatagtAGGGTGTATATTTGAAATATACACCTAACCAtctccgaaaaatttgtttgtaatatttattagtttcaatgttatttcagttgatgttttattattgtggattattttttttttcactttctattttcaatgatttagccaattagctttaattatgtttattattaatttgtttttttatttaaatattctactttcatacttattatcttttagaatttatataatatattaattatactgttgattttttttctaatttataattgcttactcattaaaaaatcaatatcaattcaggttttgagctatataatgtttctaaaagcatgtaataatttttacatagtacggaacacaaaaaatataatatcttcCGGGGCAACGTCCGGGTAACGTATCTCGTTTATGTTAAATAGAATAGcataatttctattttttttttgaaaggtacgGATTTTTTGCTCACAACAGGGGATCtaacttacgttgtcttaaccgggtccgcac harbors:
- the LOC122605497 gene encoding increased DNA methylation 2-like, which produces MEGLPITEYLIDVGSDMDDKSSGRGPTDDQCFLLYFIMGTYFGPDVKGETQKSVFQRRAEGLPPYTPDDLASSCMKKVEVERIYYYILRKADQSAVLKLAFLRKFFHGNLSTSTRTPTLPFPQFDDLFPPHLHPHSIFKGQYEAINNIVFISDPKTLYIGPEYLERFKRLTKLEDVCLDKAAARCHTTVDGKVLYNIDVQEIEYHKSSSWPEEEMAANGDPYSDTPHIRNILGGSTLISGCVTNNGAPTLCGSSDRLSSGMKASALAELKSDMIFIPTPPSREEWANILNATKSGCGLTGSATMGHIGPNIGNIDIGECEDSYLFRVSLPGVKRDEREFSCEVEDDGKVSIRGVTVTGEKTVSRFEQVFEMQSQKLCPPGHFSISFKLPGPVDPHQFSGSFGTDGILEGIVMKARRKGKR